The following proteins come from a genomic window of Pyxidicoccus sp. MSG2:
- a CDS encoding polysaccharide biosynthesis tyrosine autokinase encodes MMGHSSGRKASARSSTGSSTEDTLDLGAHLGILLEYRVSIVATLVATLLVGAFYMAFATPTWRANAVLQIEQEDNKAGGLEELFGNFPGQVATEMEILSSRELLGRVVDEVRLDVAAEPRHFPLVGAVLSRGHEGPGLAAPPWSGLGKYAWGGERIQVDRMEVPRALEDVPLTLVAREAGAYTLLGPDSTPLLEGHVGTPATTPPDAPRAVELFVTELRARPGTQFDVSRRSRLRVVESLQRALRLSEKGPGTGVLTVSLEGPDPEGISATLKALVTGYVRQNVERRNEEAEKALAFLDSQLPGLRTELELAEAALSAHRSGKGMVDREQETKAILDRGVELDDTIAQLEMQRTELRERFTARHPSVRTATQKLTRLKAERQAISARLKAMPAADAEAARLQRNVEVTNALYLQLNNKAQEYRVLKSSTVGNARILDPAVVSREPVSPSQPGVLAVSIVLGLTLGIGLAFTRRAVHGGVSAPATLESRLGLPVFASIPLGKSASARARGPRTILARTHPRDVVVESLRGLRTSLQFAMKDAPNNVIAITGPSPGVGKSFIAVNLAWVLADSGRRTLLVDANLRGGWLHRCFGAERARGLSELILGTAEPDEAIQPVPGQRLSFLPTGALPPNPAELLLSDRFAALVAWMSAEYDLVLFDTPPILAVTDAALVGRHAGVSLVVVRAGAHPMREVAAAVKRLELNGVQPRGVIFNGVSRSPRGRAVSGIYQYEYPTAG; translated from the coding sequence ATGATGGGCCACTCCAGCGGCCGCAAGGCCTCCGCTCGCTCCAGCACCGGCAGTTCGACAGAGGACACGCTCGACCTCGGTGCCCACCTGGGCATCCTGCTCGAGTACCGCGTGTCGATTGTGGCGACCCTGGTCGCCACGCTGCTGGTGGGGGCCTTCTACATGGCCTTCGCCACGCCGACCTGGCGTGCCAACGCCGTCCTGCAGATTGAGCAGGAGGACAACAAGGCGGGGGGGCTCGAGGAGCTGTTCGGGAACTTCCCCGGGCAGGTTGCCACGGAGATGGAAATCCTCAGCTCGCGGGAGCTGCTGGGCCGCGTGGTGGATGAGGTGCGGCTGGACGTGGCGGCCGAGCCCCGGCACTTCCCGCTCGTGGGGGCGGTGCTCTCCCGAGGCCATGAGGGGCCCGGCCTCGCCGCGCCTCCGTGGTCGGGCCTGGGGAAGTATGCCTGGGGCGGTGAGCGCATCCAGGTGGACAGGATGGAGGTGCCGCGTGCGCTGGAGGACGTTCCGCTCACGCTCGTGGCACGGGAGGCCGGCGCGTACACGCTGCTCGGCCCGGACTCCACCCCACTGCTCGAAGGGCACGTGGGCACTCCCGCCACGACGCCGCCCGACGCGCCCCGGGCCGTGGAACTGTTCGTCACCGAGCTGCGGGCCCGCCCGGGGACCCAGTTCGACGTCAGCCGGCGCTCCCGCCTCCGGGTGGTGGAGTCGCTCCAGCGCGCGCTGCGCCTGAGCGAGAAGGGCCCGGGGACCGGTGTGCTCACCGTGTCCCTGGAGGGGCCGGACCCGGAGGGAATCTCCGCGACGCTCAAGGCCCTCGTGACGGGCTACGTCCGCCAGAACGTCGAGCGCAGGAACGAGGAGGCCGAGAAGGCCCTGGCGTTCCTCGACAGCCAGCTGCCCGGCCTGCGCACCGAACTGGAGCTCGCGGAGGCGGCGCTGAGCGCCCACCGCTCGGGAAAGGGGATGGTCGACCGCGAGCAGGAGACCAAGGCCATCCTGGACCGCGGCGTCGAGCTCGATGACACCATCGCCCAGCTCGAGATGCAGCGCACCGAGCTGCGGGAGCGCTTCACCGCGAGGCACCCGAGCGTCAGGACGGCGACCCAGAAGCTGACGCGACTGAAGGCCGAGCGGCAGGCCATCTCCGCCCGGCTCAAGGCCATGCCCGCGGCGGATGCGGAGGCGGCCCGGCTCCAGCGGAACGTGGAGGTCACCAACGCGCTCTACCTCCAGCTCAACAACAAGGCCCAGGAGTACCGCGTCCTGAAGTCGAGCACCGTCGGCAACGCGCGCATCCTCGACCCGGCGGTGGTGTCGCGTGAGCCCGTGAGCCCGTCCCAGCCGGGCGTGCTCGCGGTCAGCATCGTGCTGGGGTTGACGCTGGGCATCGGGCTCGCCTTCACCCGGCGGGCGGTGCACGGCGGCGTGTCCGCCCCCGCCACGCTCGAGTCCCGGCTCGGGCTTCCCGTCTTCGCCTCCATCCCGCTGGGCAAGAGCGCCTCGGCCCGGGCCCGGGGGCCGCGCACCATCCTGGCCCGGACGCACCCTCGCGACGTCGTCGTGGAGAGCCTCCGCGGCCTGCGGACCAGCCTCCAGTTCGCGATGAAGGACGCGCCCAACAACGTCATCGCCATCACCGGGCCGAGCCCGGGCGTGGGCAAGTCCTTCATCGCCGTCAACCTGGCCTGGGTGCTGGCGGATTCCGGCAGGCGCACCCTGCTCGTGGACGCCAACCTGCGCGGAGGCTGGCTCCACCGCTGCTTTGGCGCCGAGCGCGCGCGAGGCCTCTCCGAGCTCATCCTCGGCACGGCCGAGCCGGACGAGGCGATACAGCCCGTCCCCGGACAGCGCCTGTCCTTCCTGCCCACCGGCGCGCTGCCGCCCAACCCCGCCGAGCTGCTCCTGAGTGACAGGTTCGCCGCGCTCGTGGCGTGGATGTCCGCCGAGTACGACCTCGTCCTCTTCGACACGCCGCCCATCCTCGCGGTGACGGACGCGGCGCTCGTGGGCCGGCACGCGGGGGTGAGCCTGGTGGTGGTGCGCGCGGGCGCCCACCCGATGCGGGAGGTGGCCGCG
- a CDS encoding polysaccharide export protein yields MRRVLLLAGLLCSSACAWGPGMHMDEDAFRQRYAGKADAGADGAYEIVPITADLLVKQLDARRKAPPVRLEDPLAKAAADYSYRVAPHDVLSVIVYDHPELTIPAGEFRSAESSGHPIAADGTVFFPHVGVFPVAGMTLPEIRDLLTRRLSPVIEKPQLDVRVADFRGQKVQVTGEVVAPSTVPITDVPLRVQDAIAQAKGFTQEADLRAVVLTRGGRTFTLDVQALYEEGDIRQNWLLQDGDILHVPDRSQNKVFVLGEVRRPSSRVMVKGRMTLAEAIGDSEGFDPVTSNPSKVYVLRGNFDRPSIYKLDAGSPDALLLATQFQLQPRDVVFVSAHDLTQWNRIISQIEPTVRLLWETVQIGDRTIILTP; encoded by the coding sequence ATGAGGCGTGTCCTGCTACTGGCCGGGCTGCTGTGCTCGAGCGCATGCGCGTGGGGCCCCGGCATGCACATGGACGAGGACGCCTTCCGGCAGCGGTACGCGGGGAAGGCGGACGCGGGCGCGGATGGCGCATACGAAATCGTCCCCATCACCGCCGACCTGCTCGTCAAACAGCTCGACGCGCGCCGGAAGGCGCCGCCCGTGCGGCTGGAGGACCCGCTGGCGAAGGCCGCGGCGGACTACTCCTACCGGGTGGCCCCCCACGACGTGCTGAGCGTCATCGTCTATGACCACCCCGAGCTCACCATCCCCGCGGGCGAGTTCCGCTCCGCCGAGTCCAGCGGACACCCGATAGCGGCCGACGGGACGGTGTTCTTCCCCCACGTCGGAGTCTTCCCCGTCGCGGGCATGACACTGCCCGAGATTCGCGACCTCCTGACGCGGCGCCTGTCTCCCGTCATCGAGAAGCCCCAGCTCGACGTGCGCGTGGCGGACTTCCGCGGGCAGAAGGTCCAGGTCACCGGCGAGGTGGTCGCTCCCAGCACCGTCCCCATCACCGACGTGCCCCTGCGCGTGCAGGACGCCATCGCCCAGGCAAAGGGGTTCACCCAGGAGGCCGACCTGCGCGCCGTCGTGCTCACCCGGGGCGGCAGGACGTTCACCCTCGACGTGCAGGCGCTCTATGAGGAGGGCGACATCCGCCAGAACTGGCTCCTGCAGGACGGCGACATCCTCCATGTCCCGGACAGGAGCCAGAACAAGGTCTTCGTCCTCGGCGAGGTCCGCAGGCCCTCCTCGCGCGTCATGGTGAAGGGCCGGATGACGCTCGCGGAGGCCATTGGCGACAGCGAGGGCTTCGACCCCGTGACGTCGAATCCGTCGAAGGTCTACGTCCTCCGCGGCAACTTCGACCGGCCCTCCATCTACAAGCTCGATGCCGGCTCGCCGGACGCCCTCCTGCTCGCGACGCAGTTCCAGCTTCAACCCCGTGACGTCGTCTTCGTATCGGCGCACGACTTGACGCAGTGGAACCGCATCATCAGTCAAATCGAGCCAACAGTTCGTCTACTCTGGGAGACGGTACAAATCGGAGACAGGACCATCATCTTGACGCCGTGA
- a CDS encoding acetyltransferase, with protein MKTTHRLVVYGCGGHGKVVADIALSLGLNIEGFVDDAAPAGGTVFNLPILGGAAWLEARRSEVSVALGIGENHTRRRIFEWCNRLGLTIATLIHPTAALSASARVGAGVVVMAQAVINPDACIAEGAIINSGAIVEHDCEVGAFAHLSPNVTLGGTVRIGALAHLGLGAAILPGKVVGDEAVVGAGAVVLRDVPPRVVVVGVPARIHRETCT; from the coding sequence ATGAAGACAACGCACAGACTGGTGGTCTATGGCTGTGGAGGGCACGGGAAGGTGGTTGCCGACATTGCGTTGTCCCTTGGACTGAACATCGAGGGCTTCGTCGATGACGCAGCGCCCGCGGGCGGGACGGTGTTCAACCTGCCCATCCTCGGTGGTGCGGCCTGGCTCGAAGCGCGCCGGTCCGAAGTGTCGGTCGCCCTGGGCATTGGTGAGAACCACACACGCCGCCGCATCTTCGAGTGGTGCAACCGGCTCGGGCTGACGATTGCCACCCTGATTCACCCCACGGCCGCCCTGTCCGCGTCCGCCCGCGTGGGGGCCGGGGTGGTCGTCATGGCCCAGGCCGTCATCAACCCCGATGCCTGCATCGCCGAAGGGGCCATCATCAACAGCGGCGCCATCGTCGAGCACGACTGCGAGGTCGGCGCATTCGCCCACCTCTCGCCGAATGTCACGCTCGGGGGCACCGTCCGAATCGGGGCGCTCGCCCACCTCGGTCTGGGTGCCGCCATCCTTCCCGGCAAGGTCGTTGGAGACGAAGCCGTGGTGGGCGCTGGCGCCGTGGTCCTCCGCGATGTTCCACCTCGCGTTGTCGTGGTGGGCGTTCCGGCGCGCATCCACCGGGAGACGTGCACCTGA
- a CDS encoding galactose oxidase-like domain-containing protein, which produces MSWRPVFLRPRGLAAWLVGLVALALPARAQTPADVGQWSSVMTWPITATHASLQPDGKVMFIGEFDEGNLPPRRWDPATNAVTSLPFPGYNIFCSGHSYLADGKLLFSGGHITSDVGLNDASLFDPFSSSWIRLPDMNAGRWYPTNTTLSNGDVLVLSGEMNGSGDINTLPQRFLAATRTWKNMTTARLTLPLYPKMFLAPSGRLFYAGPGRASRWLSTAGTGTWSTGPSSNFGTRSYGPAVYVDARVYVIGGGDPPTATTEVIDLNLDTPTWRYVSSMGTRRRQHNATLLPDGTVLVTGGSSGSGFDNASNPVFQAELYDPTANTWRPLASNTVYRGYHSTALLLPDGRVMSAGGRNRPTAEVFSPPYLFKGPRPTLAAAPDTVMPGTTFTVSTPDAARISKVTLIALGSTTHTFDENQRLNTLKFTRGTGSLTVTAPSFNSRAPPGFHQLFLVDDAGVPSVGRMVRVLRRPTVAAGARQDEGEQ; this is translated from the coding sequence ATGTCGTGGAGACCCGTCTTCCTTCGGCCGCGGGGACTCGCGGCCTGGCTCGTCGGCCTGGTGGCGCTGGCGCTTCCCGCACGGGCCCAGACGCCCGCGGACGTGGGGCAGTGGTCCAGCGTCATGACCTGGCCCATCACCGCCACCCACGCCAGCCTGCAGCCTGACGGCAAGGTGATGTTCATCGGCGAGTTCGACGAGGGGAACCTGCCTCCACGGCGCTGGGACCCGGCGACCAACGCCGTCACCTCGCTGCCGTTCCCCGGCTACAACATCTTCTGCTCCGGCCACTCCTACCTCGCCGACGGCAAGCTGCTCTTCAGCGGTGGGCACATCACGAGCGACGTGGGGCTCAACGACGCGAGCCTCTTCGACCCCTTCTCGTCCTCGTGGATCCGCCTGCCGGACATGAACGCCGGGCGCTGGTACCCCACCAACACCACGCTCTCCAACGGGGACGTGCTGGTGCTCTCCGGAGAGATGAACGGCAGCGGTGACATCAACACGCTGCCGCAGCGCTTCCTGGCGGCCACCCGGACCTGGAAGAACATGACCACGGCCCGGCTGACGCTGCCGCTCTACCCGAAGATGTTCCTCGCCCCCAGTGGGCGGCTCTTCTACGCCGGGCCGGGGCGGGCCAGCCGCTGGCTGAGCACGGCGGGCACGGGCACCTGGAGCACGGGCCCCTCCAGCAACTTCGGCACCCGGAGCTACGGGCCCGCCGTCTACGTCGATGCCCGCGTGTATGTCATCGGAGGAGGAGACCCGCCGACCGCCACCACCGAGGTCATCGACCTCAACCTGGACACGCCGACGTGGCGCTACGTGTCCTCGATGGGCACGCGCCGACGCCAGCACAATGCCACGCTGCTCCCCGACGGCACGGTGCTCGTCACCGGCGGCAGCTCGGGCAGCGGCTTCGACAACGCGAGCAATCCCGTCTTCCAGGCCGAGCTGTATGACCCCACCGCCAACACCTGGAGGCCGCTCGCGAGCAACACCGTCTACCGGGGCTACCACTCCACCGCGCTGCTGCTGCCGGACGGACGGGTGATGAGCGCGGGCGGCCGCAACAGACCCACCGCGGAGGTCTTCTCGCCGCCCTATCTCTTCAAGGGCCCGCGGCCGACCCTCGCCGCGGCCCCGGACACGGTGATGCCCGGGACGACCTTCACCGTCTCGACACCGGATGCGGCGCGCATCAGTAAGGTGACGCTCATCGCTCTCGGCTCCACGACGCACACGTTCGACGAGAATCAGCGGCTCAACACCCTGAAGTTCACCCGTGGCACCGGCAGCCTCACCGTCACCGCGCCGTCCTTCAACAGCCGGGCGCCGCCGGGCTTCCACCAGCTCTTCCTCGTGGATGACGCGGGAGTGCCCTCGGTGGGGCGCATGGTGAGGGTGCTGCGCAGGCCCACCGTCGCGGCCGGAGCCCGCCAGGACGAGGGGGAGCAGTAG